The following coding sequences lie in one Gadus macrocephalus chromosome 1, ASM3116895v1 genomic window:
- the txnrd3 gene encoding thioredoxin reductase 3: protein MPPVEKDAGKTGLKTRIQELIESNQVVVFSKSYCPFCVKVKDLFKDLDVKCNVVELDLVDEGTNYQELLVEMTGQKTVPNVFINKTHVGGWDKTKQAHTDGLLQQLLNPDAETYDYDLIVIGGGSGGLACSKEAATLGKKVMVLDYVVPTPKGTTWGLGGTCVNVGCIPKKLMHQTALLGTAMQDARKYGWEFDESVKHNWEIMKEAINNYIGSLNWGYRVALRDKNVNYVNAYAEFVEPHKIKATTKRGKETMHTAARFVLATGERPRYLGIPGDKEFCITSDDLFSLPYCPGKTLLIGASYVALECAGFLAGLGLDVTVMVRSILLRGFDQEMANRAGEHMEEHGVKFLRKYVPVKVEELEAGTPGRLRVTAKSTESDELLEGEYNTVLIAVGRDACTDKIGLAQAGVKVNPKNGKVPVDDEEQTNVPYIYAIGDILEGKWELTPVAIQAGKLLARRLYAGASLKCDYVNVPTTVFTPLEYGCCGRSEEKAIEMYGEENLEIYHSLFWPLEFTVANRDNNKCYSKIICNKLDNERVIGFHYLGPNAGEVTQGYGVAIKCGVTKEQLDNTIGIHPTCAEMFTTLDVTKSSGGDIAQAGC, encoded by the exons ATGCCTCCCGTCGAGAAGGACGCGGGGAAGACCGGACTCAAAACCCGAATACAGGAGCTCATCGAGTCCAACCAGGTGGTGGTGTTCAGCAAGAGCTACTGTCCGTTCTGCGTGAAG GTCAAAGACTTGTTCAAAGACCTGGACGTGAAGTGCAATGTGGTGGAGCTGGACCTCGTTG ACGAAGGCACCAACTACCAGGAGCTGTTGGTGGAGATGACCGGGCAGAAGACTGTGCCCAACGTCTTCATCAACAAGACTCACGTAGGAGGCTGGGATAAAACTAAGCAG gccCACACTGACggcctgctgcagcagctgctcaaCCCCGATGCAGAAACCTACGACTACGACCTCATTGTCATCGGAGGGGGCTCTGGGGGCCTGGCCTGCTCCAAG GAAGCAGCCACTCTGGGGAAGAAGGTGATGGTTCTGGACTACGTGGTGCCCACCCCCAAAGGGACCACCTGGG GTCTCGGGGGTACGTGTGTCAACGTGGGCTGCATCCCCAAGAAGCTGATGCACCAGACGGCCCTGCTCGGCACGGCCATGCAGGACGCCCGCAAGTATGGCTGGGAGTTTGACGAGAGCG TGAAACACAACTGGGAGATCATGAAGGAGGCCATCAACAACTACATCGGCTCGCTCAACTGGGGCTACCGGGTGGCCCTCAGGGACAAGAATGTTAACTATGTCAACGCCTACGCAGAGTTTGTCGAGCCACACAAAATAAAG GCCACAACAAAGCGTGGGAAGGAGACCATGCACACGGCGGCCCGGTTCGTGCTGGCCACCGGCGAGAGGCCGCGCTACCTGGGCATCCCCGGGGACAAGGAGTTCTGCATCACCAG TGACGACCTGTTCTCCCTGCCCTACTGCCCGGGGAAGACCCTGCTGATAGGGGCGTCCTACGTGGCGCTGGAGTGCGCAGGCTTCCTGGCGGGGCTGGGCCTTGACGTCACGGTCATGGTGCGCTCCATCCTGCTGCGTGGCTTCGACCAGGAAATGGCCAACCGCGCCGGAGAGCACATGGAGGAGCACGGTGTCAAGTTCCTCCGCAAATACGTGCCTGTCAAG gtggaggagctggaagCAGGGACTCCAGGAAGGCTCAGGGTCACCGCCAAGTCCACGGAGAGCGATGAGCTCCTGGAGGGAGAGTACAACACG GTTCTGATCGCCGTAGGACGAGATGCCTGCACTGACAAGATCGGGCTGGCCCAGGCCGGGGTCAAAGTCAACCCAAA GAACGGGAAGGTCCCCGTGGACGACGAGGAGCAGACCAACGTGCCTTACATCTACGCCATCGGCGACATCCTGGAGGGCAAGTGGGAGCTGACGCCCGTGGCCATCCAGGCCGGCAAGCTGCTGGCACGGCGCCTCTACGCCGGGGCCTCCCTCAAG TGCGACTACGTCAACGTGCCCACCACGGTGTTCACGCCGCTGGAGTACGGGTGCTGCGGCCGGTCAGAGGAGAAGGCCATCGAGATGTACGGAGAGGAGAACCTGGAG ATCTACCATTCTCTCTTCTGGCCCCTGGAGTTCACCGTGGCCAACAGAGATAACAACAAGTGCTACTCAAAGATCATCTGCAATAAGCTGGACAAT GAGCGGGTGATCGGGTTCCACTACCTGGGTCCGAACGCCGGGGAGGTGACGCAGGGCTACGGTGTGGCCATCAAGTGTGGCGTCACCAAGGAGCAGCTGGACAACACCATCGGGATCCACCCCACCTGTGCTGAA ATGTTCACCACGTTGGACGTGACCAAGAGTTCCGGGGGCGACATCGCCCAGGCCGGTTGCTGA
- the LOC132465650 gene encoding carbohydrate sulfotransferase 11-like, with product MKKPKVNRMVLAMFLGCFIIAIFYCQNNLKQASESAIEGTNGQKSRRSPLQTLYDGDQVESSVQAAHQGRRELLEEACRSYTRKRRVLIPEDLKHVMVDDRHGLLYCYVPKVACTNWKRVLMVLTGAAGPHRDPLDIPAHEAHVAGTLRTLSEYSTTEINRRLRSYLKFVFVREPFERLVSAYRNKFTRSYNEAFHKRYGTKIVRRHRPDPRPEALEAGDDVSFEEFVYYLVDPATQREEPFNEHWERVHSLCHPCLIHYDVVGKYETLEQDSSYVLRLAGAEQQVAFPASHKSTRTTGDMAAQFFHKIHPFYQKKLFNLYRMDFLLFNYSTPAYLKFT from the exons ATGAAGAAGCCCAAAGTGAACCGAATGGTCCTGGCCATGTTTTTAGGATGCTTCATCATAGCCATTTTCTATTGTCAGAACAATTTGAAACAAG CCTCTGAGTCCGCCATTGAAGGGACCAACGGGCAGAAATCCAGGAGGAGTCCACTTCAGACGCTCTATGACGGCGACCAG GTGGAGTCCTCGGTGCAGGCAGCCCACCAGGGCCGgcgggagctgctggaggaagcCTGCCGCTCCTACACCCGCAAGCGCCGCGTGCTGATCCCAGAGGACCTGAAGCACGTGATGGTGGACGACCGGCACGGCCTGCTGTACTGCTACGTGCCCAAGGTGGCGTGCACCAACTGGAAGCGCGTGCTGATGGTGCTGACAGGCGCGGCCGGTCCGCATCGCGACCCGCTGGACATCCCGGCCCATGAGGCCCACGTGGCGGGCACCCTGCGCACGCTGTCCGAGTACTCCACCACCGAGATCAACCGCCGCCTGCGCTCCTACCTCAAGTTCGTGTTCGTGCGCGAGCCCTTCGAGCGGCTGGTGTCGGCCTACCGCAACAAGTTCACGCGCAGCTACAACGAGGCCTTCCACAAGCGCTATGGCACCAAGATCGTGCGGCGCCACCGGCCCGACCCACGGCCAGAGGCGCTGGAGGCGGGCGACGACGTGTCCTTCGAGGAGTTTGTGTACTACCTGGTGGATCCGGCCACGCAGCGCGAGGAGCCCTTCAACGAGCACTGGGAGCGGGTGCACTCGCTGTGCCACCCCTGCCTCATCCACTACGACGTGGTGGGCAAGTACGAGACGCTGGAGCAGGACTCCAGCTACGTGCTGCGGCTGGCCGGCGCCGAGCAGCAGGTGGCCTTCCCCGCGTCCCACAAGAGCACCCGCACTACGGGAGACATGGCCGCGCAGTTCTTCCACAAAATCCACCCCTTCTACCAGAAGAAGCTGTTCAACCTGTACCGCATGGACTTCCTGCTCTTCAACTACTCCACGCCCGCCTACCTCAAGTTCACGTGA